One part of the Lytechinus pictus isolate F3 Inbred chromosome 3, Lp3.0, whole genome shotgun sequence genome encodes these proteins:
- the LOC129256512 gene encoding gastrula zinc finger protein XlCGF57.1-like, with protein MDQSQPVFNHSDHPPFRLPAGHYQGSPAQMNVGVMSHAEHIPQTITPGAQHAHSSGMPFSLPWSDHHVQGQPKNEATTFKEESDPHQHTEKVDALDQEWPDRKSPILPSKAKVKSKEEITPVDFAEEEVVSNFVPLSWTKNFTKPHTVSKSEDGDVKPCDSTERKDTREQRAEEELAAVHAFMSMEPSGYTCIQCGHVVHRSQLAKHIRMHTADRPFKCEVCKRAFRQKSNLIVHMRMHTGELPFKCDFCDKAFRQKSILVTHVRTHTREMPYKCHLCPKAFTQKSNLVEHIRVHTGEKPYRCPECEKAFAQKSNLVVHIRSHTGEAPFKCGACGKSFRQKSILTTHMRTHTGELPFKCRQCERAFAQKSNLVEHERQHTGERPFVCQECDKAFIRHQDLLQHMRQHTGRKPYDCGECGKMFSRKKHAEKHVRSHIKHRFNCGVCGQGFMDENLMVIHLTTHCHCHICSISFDSKEDLTEHCRLHAMGMPDSEEVRISHDQESKGNVTQNSHSSSKLPYAETVSHYASSSKSLEYKQEDTFNRTAISSPSSH; from the exons ATGGACCAATCTCAACCTGTATTTAATCACAGCGACCATCCTCCATTCAGGTTACCAGCGGGTCATTACCAAGGAAGCCCTGCTCAGATGAATGTTGGAGTAATGTCACACGCAGAACACATTCCCCAAACCATTACACCTGGTGCTCAGCATGCACATTCTTCTGGCATGCCATTCAGCTTGCCCTGGTCAGATCATCACGTTCAAGGGCAACCCAAGAATGAAGCTACTACCTTCAAAGAAGAAAGTGATCCTCATCAGCATACTGAGAAA GTTGATGCATTGGACCAGGAATGGCCAGATAGGAAATCGCCCATTCTTCCAAGTAAAGCTAAAGTTAAAAGTAAAGAAGAGATCACGCCAGTGGATTTTGCTGAAGAAGAGGTGGTCAGTAACTTTGTTCCTCTGTCATGGACAAAGAATTTCACTAAACCTCATACAGTGTCAAAGTCAGAGGATGGTGATGTCAAACCTTGTGATTCCACTGAGCGCAAGGATACCAGAGAACAGAGAGCTGAAGAAGAGCTTGCAGCAGTACATGCTTTCATGTCCATGGAACCTTCTGGGTATACCTGTATTCAATGCGGTCATGTTGTTCATCGTAGCCAGCTTGCGAAGCACATCCGAATGCACACAGCTGACAGGCCTTTCAAGTGTGAAGTATGTAAACGAGCCTTTCGTCAGAAGTCAAATCTGATTGTCCACATGCGCATGCATACAGGCGAACTTCCATTCAAGTGCGATTTTTGCGATAAAGCATTCCGTCAGAAGTCCATTCTCGTGACGCATGTTCGCACGCACACCCGTGAGATGCCGTATAAATGTCACCTATGTCCAAAGGCGTTTACACAGAAGTCCAATCTGGTGGAACATATTCGCGTccacacaggagaaaaaccaTACAGGTGCCCAGAGTGTGAAAAGGCATTTGCTCAGAAATCTAACTTGGTCGTTCACATCCGTAGCCACACCGGGGAAGCTCCGTTTAAATGCGGGGCTTGCGGGAAATCTTTCCGGCAAAAGTCGATATTAACCACTCACATGAGAACTCATACTGGAGAGCTGCCTTTCAAGTGTCGGCAGTGTGAACGTGCCTTTGCACAGAAATCTAACCTGGTGGAACACGAACGTCAGCACACGGGAGAGAGACCCTTCGTTTGTCAAGAATGTGACAAAGCCTTCATCCGTCATCAGGATCTATTACAGCATATGAGGCAGCACACGGGCCGAAAACCCTACGACTGCGGGGAATGTGGCAAGATGTTCAGTCGGAAGAAGCACGCGGAGAAGCACGTTCGTTCGCACATTAAACACCGTTTCAACTGTGGAGTCTGTGGTCAGGGTTTTATGGATGAAAATCTGATGGTGATCCACCTGACCACCCACTGTCATTGTCATATCTGCAGTATCAGCTTTGATTCAAAGGAAGATCTAACTGAGCATTGTAGACTTCATGCTATGGGTATGCCTGATAGCGAGGAAGTACGAATCAGTCATGACCAGGAAAGCAAAGGCAATGTAACACAGAACTCCCATTCTAGCTCCAAACTTCCATATGCTGAGACTGTTTCACATTATGCAAGTAGCAGCAAATCTTTGGAATATAAACAAGAAGATACATTTAATAGAACTGCTATTTCTTCACCTTCATCTCATTAA
- the LOC129257748 gene encoding 3-beta-hydroxysteroid-Delta(8),Delta(7)-isomerase-like produces the protein MASNTNHPFNPPSLFVKDYIPNSMTTGTILSIALPGFAIILITVWLMTAKDFHGRPIPVGQRAMLAWFGLCGMIHCILEGYFSVFYQTIPSKTDFLGQIWKEYGKGDSRYVIGDNCTVCVESVTAWLEGPACFLIILAYLRRSPSRYLLQLLVSTGQLYGTIIFFMTEYRDGLAHCKYGDPLYFWVYFISFNVPWVIIPIINIIHCFGHLSAAQASLDQSSQQSTKKAPGNKKKKY, from the exons atggcttccaacaCGAACCACCCGTTCAACCCACCGAGTCTCTTCGTGAAGGACTACATCCCTAACTCTATGACCACAGGGACCATACTGAGCATTGCATTACCAGGCTTTGCCATCATCTTGATCACAGTATGGCTGATGACTGCCAAGGATTTCCACGGACGTCCCATTCCCGTGGGTCAGAGGGCTATGTTGGCTTGGTTTGGTCTATGTGGGATGATACACTGTATCCTAGAAGGTTATTTCAGTGTTTTCTACCAGACTATCCCCAGCAAGACCGACTTCTTGGGCCAGATCT GGAAGGAATATGGGAAAGGAGACAGTCGTTATGTTAT cgGTGATAACTGCACTGTATGTGTAGAATCAGTTACCGCCTGGCTTGAAGGACCAGCTTGTTTCCTCATCATTCTTGCTTACCTTAGACGATCTCCAAGCAGATATCTCCTTCAGCTCTTGGTTTCCACTGGCCAGCTATATG GTACGATCATTTTCTTCATGACGGAGTACCGCGATGGTCTCGCTCATTGCAAGTATGGTGATCCTCTCTACTTCTGGGTATATTTCATTTCCTTCAACGTTCCTTGGGTTATTATCcccatcattaacatcattcaTTGCTTTGGTCATCTCTCTGCTGCTCAAGCCAGCTTGGACCAATCCTCTCAACAGTCAACTAAAAAAGCACCAggcaacaaaaagaaaaagtacTAG